The Blautia hydrogenotrophica DSM 10507 genome window below encodes:
- a CDS encoding arylsulfatase: MKQPNIILIMTDQLRGDCLGYAGHPDVKTPYLDTLAAKGVSFDRAYSACPSCIAARAALHTGMEQSHHGRVGYEDNIPWNYSHTLAGELSKAGYYTQCVGKMHVHPLRNYLGFHNVELHDGYLHAARYGSVPYRESQFVADDYFYWLKQELGVTTDVTDTGIDCNSYLARPWMHEEKYHPTNWVTERSLDFLRRRDPRQPFFLMASYLRPHPPFDAPQYYFDLYKSKALQPPFVGDWETDEFLKRDGRIFDSKTGPLDPELVREAQIGYYACITHLDHQIGRLIMALVEQELYDDSVILFTADHGEELCDHHMFRKSRPYEGSCRIPLIISAGKNVLPLLKASETCHAVTELRDVMPTLLSIAGREIPDTVDGFNLLTLTENPKNSIRTWLHGEHSYGDFSNHWIVTETDKYIWHSQTGQEQYFCLENDPHELRDRIKDSDCRERVRILRGHLIESLKGRPEKFTDGEKLIAGRPYLPTLSSATAR, translated from the coding sequence ATGAAACAGCCAAATATCATTTTAATTATGACAGACCAGCTTCGAGGAGATTGTCTGGGGTATGCCGGTCATCCAGACGTAAAGACCCCTTATCTGGATACTCTGGCCGCCAAAGGCGTATCTTTTGACCGTGCTTACAGCGCCTGCCCCAGCTGCATCGCCGCCAGGGCCGCTCTGCATACCGGAATGGAGCAGTCCCACCATGGCCGTGTGGGCTATGAAGACAATATTCCCTGGAATTACTCTCACACTCTGGCGGGAGAACTCTCCAAAGCAGGATATTATACCCAATGTGTAGGGAAAATGCACGTACACCCTCTTAGAAATTATCTGGGCTTTCACAATGTGGAGCTCCATGACGGTTATCTTCACGCCGCCAGATATGGAAGCGTTCCCTACCGGGAATCTCAATTCGTGGCAGACGATTATTTTTACTGGCTCAAACAGGAGCTGGGCGTGACCACGGATGTGACAGACACCGGAATCGACTGCAACAGTTATCTGGCACGTCCCTGGATGCATGAAGAAAAGTATCACCCCACCAACTGGGTGACCGAGCGCAGCCTGGATTTCCTGAGGAGAAGAGACCCCCGTCAGCCGTTTTTCCTGATGGCTTCCTATCTCCGTCCTCATCCCCCATTTGACGCGCCCCAGTATTACTTCGACCTGTACAAAAGCAAAGCGCTGCAGCCTCCTTTTGTGGGGGATTGGGAGACAGATGAATTTTTGAAACGAGACGGCCGCATTTTCGACTCTAAGACCGGGCCTCTCGATCCTGAACTGGTCCGTGAAGCCCAGATCGGCTACTATGCCTGCATTACTCACCTGGACCACCAGATCGGCCGCCTCATCATGGCACTGGTTGAACAAGAGTTATATGACGACTCAGTTATTCTCTTCACCGCAGATCACGGAGAAGAACTTTGCGACCACCATATGTTCCGCAAATCCCGGCCCTATGAGGGCAGCTGCCGTATCCCGCTGATTATCAGCGCCGGCAAAAATGTCCTTCCCCTGCTGAAAGCCTCTGAGACCTGCCATGCAGTGACGGAACTGAGAGATGTAATGCCCACTCTTTTGTCCATTGCGGGGAGAGAGATTCCAGATACCGTGGACGGTTTCAACCTACTGACGCTCACAGAAAATCCCAAAAATTCCATACGTACATGGCTTCACGGAGAGCATTCCTATGGGGACTTTTCCAATCACTGGATCGTCACCGAAACTGACAAGTACATCTGGCATTCGCAAACCGGACAGGAACAATATTTCTGCCTGGAAAACGATCCTCACGAACTCAGAGACCGTATCAAAGATTCCGACTGCCGGGAACGAGTACGTATTCTGCGCGGCCATCTTATTGAATCCCTCAAAGGCCGCCCTGAGAAATTCACAGACGGGGAAAAGCTCATAGCTGGCCGTCCTTATCTCCCTACCCTTTCCTCAGCTACAGCCAGATAA